The nucleotide window TCGGCAGTGTGTGAGTATCTTGAAGCCCAAATTAAACCACGTAGAGGAAGACTCATGGGAAGAGTTGGAAAATGTGGACATTGGAAGTGGTTCCCAATCGCTATGCTGGCTTGTATGGGTATGTATGCTTTTGACATTATTGAGTACTCattgtatttcttttttattttcttctatctTGGAACCTCACAATATGCTTTTTGGCTATTTTATAATTGGCAAGTTTGATACATAGTGAAGAATGGTCATGCCTTCAATATTTTCATATTTCCTGTCTTTAAACAGGATAAGTTTACAATTTATGCAAAACATAGCAGTACCAATGTTGCTTATGACCAAAGTAGCTGCATGATCTTTTCCTTTTCTGTTCTAAACTTCTATGATGTTTCAGAGTGAACCGTGGTATTTTCAGTTTCTGTCATCTTCTCTCTTGCTTATCAGAATTTTGCTGCTAGAAAGTTGCACTATGTTCAAGGCTTCAAAGCCTGActttttgattttataagaatacTTGAATAAATCAATTTGTTATTCATTTGAAATTCACTTAATATTATTAGTGAAATTTCAGTAGTCAAAACttgtatagttttttttttttttgcaacatgTAATATTCTTTTCTATGCATCTTCTCCAGCCAAAAATAGATGATGATTCAAAGGAATCGTTAGCTGTTGAATGTCCTCGAATTGTTGTCAATCCGCAACCTTTGCCTCGTGGCTTCCGTGGGTTACAAGTTCCCAAAGAAGCATTAGCCAATAAAGCTTTGGACCATTTCATAATTGATGGCATTGATCCCAAGACCTGGGCTGTTTCTGGTGCTACAAGGAGGCCTCCTGCACCTGCACCCACTGCCTCTGATGATACCCCTGAACTATCCATGGCCGAACGATTCAGGCTTGCTTTCTTAGAGAGGGATGCAAGGCTGGCTCCAAAGAGAGCAAAAAATGCAAGGCAACACAGGCGACGAGCAGAGAGGGAATACCTAATGAACAGCTCAAGTGCCAAATCCGTCATACTTGCCTcccaagctagcaaattcttgcACAACAAAAGCTGACGAACAAACTATATTTCCCCCTGTTCATACTAGTTTCGTAGATGTATTTGTAGCAACGATGGAGTTCATATGTATAATTTTTCCTCCCAGCTTGTATCCATTTACCATTTACAGGCTGACTTGTGAGTTCTTCACAAAAGGGGCACAAGAAATAAATTTACTCGTCATCTGCTCATGTAAGAGTGTTTGGTAAATTAGTTGAAAATTTTGTGTGTTCTGTGTGGGTGTTCTTTTTCGTCAAGATTCGAATGAAATGTAAAATCTTGCTACCTGTCGTCTTTCCAGCGGCTTTTGCTACACTGAATCATATtgcatctactgattgtgaattaTTTATGCTTGGTGAGATCTCCATGAAATGTTCATCTTCTTTGGGTTATGATGTGTATGATTACATCTTCTTTGAGTGTTATAAAGTGTTGCCCTTTGGAATACTCGATATCACTCGAGCTATGGGTCAATTTAGCTAGGGTGAGTTTGCTTCACGATACTTGATGTGTGAACATGAACTTTTACTTTGTTGATTATATTATTTCTTATTTCATACAAAATAGAACTTGGAAACATTGCTAAAATAATGAAAATGTTCCATAGTGTTTTTTCTGAGTCAACCTTGAATAATACCGTTAACGTGAATCTGAATCCTATATGAAAAAGATGGAAGGTTTTGTTGTATCATGCAACTTAGCCTAAAACTATAAATCTTATGAATATGGATCTTAAttgataattaaatatatatttatttttatagatgTTAGTAATcgtaaaaaaatatatacttgatcgtaaatagttaaaaattataattttattattattattgtagtagtagtagtattgAATCTCGAACTATAATTGTTCTTATTTGATCAACTACTATGTGGTGTCCGAGATGGAAGGAGAGGATAGTGGTCACTCTCCACTCGTTTGCTCACGTGGGCAAGGGTTTAGGGCAAGTAGTTATATATTCCTCTACCTCCTTGTTGTCTACGTAGACAAGAGGCTAAAGAGAGGCTGTCGTAGGTATGTCTCCttatagaatattttataaaatattttatctcttTACGATCAAGCGTAAAAGCTCATCTTCAACACAATGAAGAGGGGCGAGGGAGAGGTTACCTTTTTTTACCACTTGCATCCATACTCATATACCTCGGGTTACTAACTTGGGCGTCGAAAGAATCAGGTCGAGAAACCTCTCTCGACCTCGGTCTTCATGTAGGTGGCACATTGGGAGCTTAGTGTTTTCACCTCAGAGGCATCTTGGATAATTCTATGTATATGGGTCCAAACCACGTCAGGTTGACCAAGACATCAATGACTTCTCCCCTCAATATTTTTGGTACTAGAAGGAGGGTCTGATATCATAAGAACAATCACTTGTTGACCCTCTCAATAAATGTTTGAGCGAAGAGGCTTTACCCTCGACCCATAGTACTTTTACCTAAGGGAGGCAACAACCACCCTTTTTGTACATGGGTGCATCCACTTTGATGCATACGCCAATGAGATACTAGCATCTATTCAACAACCTAGGTCTATCACCCTCAGAGATGACCCTGATCCACCTGCTCATTTCCGTCGAGTTGTTTTTAAATCTCACTCAACAAGTAAGTGCAGATGCTAACAGGTATGGTATAGGTCATTACTTTGCTTTTGCCTTAGTTAACCCAATAGGCAATGCCACAAGCCAAGCTACCGTCATCGGCTCCACCCCAATCAACATCGACA belongs to Musa acuminata AAA Group cultivar baxijiao chromosome BXJ3-5, Cavendish_Baxijiao_AAA, whole genome shotgun sequence and includes:
- the LOC135638635 gene encoding uncharacterized protein LOC135638635 isoform X2 — translated: MEKGKSAANEITSSLEDLHLKPRPKSTPVVSPFDSFAFPLKKTKPPSLVNLCLGILGRYLEDIIADISEIAAGFPPDIKLVLVAIARRRQLLNDDVLISLAEVSWKILDLSGSDVTDFGLRKVAEICIDLRAIDIRGCPRSEITARQCVSILKPKLNHVEEDSWEELENVDIGSGSQSLCWLVWPKIDDDSKESLAVECPRIVVNPQPLPRGFRGLQVPKEALANKALDHFIIDGIDPKTWAVSGATRRPPAPAPTASDDTPELSMAERFRLAFLERDARLAPKRAKNARQHRRRAEREYLMNSSSAKSVILASQASKFLHNKS
- the LOC135638635 gene encoding uncharacterized protein LOC135638635 isoform X1; amino-acid sequence: MEKGKSAANEITSSLEDLHLKPRPKSTPVVSPFDSFAFPLKKTKPPSLVNLCLGILGRYLEDIIADISEIAAGFPPDIKLVLVAIARRRQLLNDDVLISLAEVSWKILDLSGSDVTDFGLRKVAEICIDLRAIDISNCGKITIAGVSELIYHCHSLETLRCGGCPRSEITARQCVSILKPKLNHVEEDSWEELENVDIGSGSQSLCWLVWPKIDDDSKESLAVECPRIVVNPQPLPRGFRGLQVPKEALANKALDHFIIDGIDPKTWAVSGATRRPPAPAPTASDDTPELSMAERFRLAFLERDARLAPKRAKNARQHRRRAEREYLMNSSSAKSVILASQASKFLHNKS